A single Leptotrichia trevisanii DSM 22070 DNA region contains:
- a CDS encoding HU family DNA-binding protein, producing MSKKEFVDAYAKATGETKKRAEELVNQFLDTVEDTLLNGDSVQFVGWGTFEVKERAARTGINPQTKKEIKIPAKNVVKFKVGKKLADSVAEGK from the coding sequence ATGTCAAAAAAAGAATTTGTAGATGCTTACGCAAAAGCAACAGGAGAAACTAAAAAAAGAGCTGAAGAATTGGTAAACCAATTTTTAGATACAGTTGAAGACACTTTATTAAATGGAGATTCAGTTCAATTCGTTGGATGGGGAACATTTGAAGTAAAAGAAAGAGCAGCAAGAACTGGAATTAACCCACAAACTAAAAAAGAAATAAAAATACCTGCAAAAAATGTTGTTAAATTCAAAGTAGGTAAAAAATTAGCTGACAGCGTAGCAGAAGGAAAATAA